The genomic DNA AATTTATATActattattacataaatatcaTGATGATAATATAGAGAATAATAGTTATAATAACTAGTAGTTTTAAAGATTAGGAGTGcattctccgcctgtgataattgttgGCTGTTACTGAAATCATTTCTATGAACGgctgaagttttacagacataacatactgacaaagtccactgttgttctgtggattttgatatgacctttgatgacacgttgctGTTATGATATCTAGCTCTTTCTAAAGTTTCCTTACCTTTTCTTGTTGTTCCAGAACGTTCTAGAAACGAAGTTGTCAATTTCTATAATTAAGTTAATGGTCACGAGTTCGCTATTAACAGCCTGTTTACATAAGACTTGTTGTTGTCCAGAAGTTTCAGATTTACGCAAGCGAGCTCAAGTTAAGTGAGAAGTTCTAGctaacgttgttgttgttattgaatCGAAGTTGTACCTACTGGTTACTGCCTGTACATGTCCTCATGGTAAACGTCTCAACTGGACTGATTAaacctgttgtagttgttgcgtGATCTGATCGTCTCTCTCAGCTTTGAAAAACAAccgacgaaaacaaaacttgGTGTCAGAAGTTTTGGATGCAATTCACGACTTCTGGATACGTTTAAGTCATGACCGAGCCGTCGACTAGTGGACAAGTGTCCAGCACTATGGCTGCTCCTCCAGTGTTCGCTTCTTCTATGCCGCTAGCCAAACCGCCAGATACTCTCAACATAGAGGACAGATCGCGTCGAGGCGATAATTGGTTACATTTTAAGAGAGCTTGGCAAATCTATGAAAAGGCAACTGGGATCAGTAAACTAGAAGGTCCAGTGCGTGTTGCTCATTTTCTTAACGTTGTAGGCAAAGAAGGTGTTCAGATGTTTGATACCTTTACTTTTGACGACGATGGTCATGAAAGCGCTGACAACATAGACAATGTATTAGCGAAATTCGAGTCTCGGTGTTTGCCACAACGCAACGAAACTTATGAAAGGTACCTTTTCAATAAAAGGGAGCAAGAACTTGGAGAAAGTGTTGATCAGTACTGTACAGCACTGATGCGTCTCTCCGAACACTGTGGCTTCGGGAACCTCAGAGACAGCTTGATTAGAGATCGCCTCATCCTTGGAGTTAAGAATGATCGTGCTCGCAAGAAACTACTTGAACAGAAAGATCTTACTTTGGACAAAGCCTTGGATATCCTTCGAACAGGAGAACTAACTGACATACGTGCATCAGAAATCTCGACTGAAGAGCCCAATGTCAACCGTGTAGGACTTACGAAATCAAAATCTCCTAAGAACGCTACTGAAGGCAAAACTTCACGTAGACCAACCCTAAACCGGAAGCAGTCATTTTCCCGGAAACTCAAAGGGAAAGGGCCTGGTAATAATACTAGCACACCTACTGCTAAGAAT from Montipora capricornis isolate CH-2021 chromosome 2, ASM3666992v2, whole genome shotgun sequence includes the following:
- the LOC138034649 gene encoding uncharacterized protein codes for the protein MTEPSTSGQVSSTMAAPPVFASSMPLAKPPDTLNIEDRSRRGDNWLHFKRAWQIYEKATGISKLEGPVRVAHFLNVVGKEGVQMFDTFTFDDDGHESADNIDNVLAKFESRCLPQRNETYERYLFNKREQELGESVDQYCTALMRLSEHCGFGNLRDSLIRDRLILGVKNDRARKKLLEQKDLTLDKALDILRTGELTDIRASEISTEEPNVNRVGLTKSKSPKNATEGKTSRRPTLNRKQSFSRKLKGKGPGNNTSTPTAKNRECKFCGTVHEMKKSSCPAVGKKCNKCGRDGHFAKKCASSSVNHVEDCEIYSHKATFKSAYVTVLMNSKAEVQPQIDTGASCNVLTKRDYIRVTGDNQCNNLEKSYSRLVMHNKSVDFLPKEKEESMESFTT